A window from Thiosulfatimonas sediminis encodes these proteins:
- the hrpB gene encoding ATP-dependent helicase HrpB produces MVLQAEPGAGKSSVVPLALLQSQILQGQIILMLEPRRLAAKRLAEFLAQQLGEKVGARVGYRVRHENCLGPETRLQIITEGVLTRMIQQDPELQGVGLVIFDEFHERNLQADLGLALLLDIQQGLRDDLRCLIMSATLDATEIQNFLPASQLIFCAGRGFPVTVSYHPAPSQTPLWQFPQLKKVLSLALQESSGDILLFFAGQGEIHQAMQLCAPLCETAKVLALPLYGSLPPKEQDAVFQPSAQRKVIFSTNLAETSITLPGITAVIDSGLQKQLNYDPNVAMSRLQLQRISQASATQRMGRAGRVQAGHCYRLWSETQQQGLLAYDAPEMCRVDLVNLRMEIAQWGVNSADELAWLTPPPPAHLSTAETLLNELGFLTGQQRLSALGEQAMSLHPEPRFAKLLQLGAQYQALELACDLVALLQEGEILLNPQQVASADITLRLYTLWQALQDSSVLKRVHRARWHGFKRSRDKLYRRFDLSLKRNGESDVAKLGLLLALTYPDRIGKQRNLNGSYKLSNGRGAQLPLNDALQTQWLVAIEVDAQTQSGQQNAQIHVAAALNWLDVVDKLPLRKQDVVTFERSKQRVIGMRETWIGKLKIDSHPLKSLPQELVQQCLLGSLQQDWSQWVWPKSTKLLLTRAQWLAQFAGFESLAVLNETALQAKLDWLEPYTLNMTSLAELNQLNWQQIFQSLLGYADMQRLEKEAPLRYVAPTGREFLIEYSGRQAKVSLPLQQVFGELSSPILAQGQVSLTFELLSPAQRPIQTTADLANFWRTSYFEVAKEMRGRYPKHRWPDEPLLEKAGESIQRKKPV; encoded by the coding sequence GTGGTTTTGCAAGCTGAGCCGGGGGCAGGGAAGTCGAGCGTTGTGCCATTAGCACTCTTGCAAAGTCAGATTTTGCAAGGCCAGATTATTTTGATGTTAGAGCCTCGGCGTTTAGCCGCAAAGCGATTAGCGGAGTTTTTGGCGCAGCAGTTGGGTGAAAAAGTCGGGGCGCGTGTTGGTTATCGAGTGCGGCATGAAAATTGTCTGGGGCCAGAAACGCGTCTGCAGATTATTACAGAGGGTGTGTTAACTCGAATGATACAGCAGGATCCAGAACTGCAGGGCGTTGGTCTGGTGATCTTTGATGAATTTCATGAACGTAATTTGCAGGCAGATTTGGGGTTGGCGTTGCTATTGGACATTCAGCAAGGGCTCCGTGATGATTTGCGTTGTCTGATTATGTCGGCGACTTTGGATGCGACAGAAATACAAAATTTTCTACCGGCGTCGCAGCTGATTTTTTGTGCAGGACGCGGTTTTCCAGTGACGGTTTCTTACCATCCTGCACCTTCTCAAACACCGCTTTGGCAGTTTCCTCAACTCAAAAAAGTACTTAGTCTGGCGCTACAAGAGTCCAGTGGCGATATCCTACTGTTTTTTGCCGGACAAGGTGAAATTCATCAGGCTATGCAACTCTGCGCGCCGCTTTGTGAAACGGCGAAAGTGCTGGCGTTACCTTTGTATGGAAGCTTGCCGCCAAAAGAGCAAGATGCGGTGTTTCAGCCGAGTGCTCAGCGCAAAGTGATTTTTAGTACTAATTTAGCAGAGACCTCAATCACTTTGCCGGGGATTACCGCCGTGATTGATAGTGGCTTGCAGAAACAGTTAAATTACGATCCCAATGTTGCGATGAGTCGTTTGCAGTTACAAAGAATCAGTCAAGCGTCAGCAACACAGCGGATGGGGCGTGCTGGACGAGTACAGGCCGGACACTGCTATCGTTTATGGAGCGAGACGCAGCAGCAAGGTTTATTGGCCTATGATGCGCCGGAAATGTGTCGCGTTGACTTGGTTAATTTACGTATGGAAATTGCGCAATGGGGGGTAAATTCTGCCGATGAGTTGGCGTGGTTAACGCCGCCACCTCCTGCGCATCTTAGCACAGCCGAGACGTTGTTGAACGAGTTGGGTTTTTTAACTGGGCAACAACGTCTCAGTGCTTTGGGTGAGCAGGCGATGAGCTTACATCCAGAACCTCGTTTTGCTAAGTTGTTGCAACTTGGCGCTCAGTATCAGGCGCTGGAGTTGGCGTGCGATTTGGTCGCATTGTTACAAGAGGGAGAGATTCTTCTCAATCCACAGCAAGTGGCCAGCGCGGACATCACTTTGCGTCTGTATACGCTCTGGCAAGCGTTACAAGATTCGAGCGTGTTGAAACGAGTGCATCGGGCGCGTTGGCATGGCTTTAAAAGGTCACGAGATAAACTTTATCGCCGCTTTGACTTGTCGCTGAAACGCAACGGCGAATCTGATGTGGCGAAGTTGGGTCTGTTGTTGGCGCTCACTTATCCGGATCGAATCGGAAAACAGCGCAATTTAAATGGCAGTTATAAATTAAGTAACGGTCGTGGGGCGCAATTACCATTAAATGACGCTTTGCAAACGCAATGGCTGGTGGCTATTGAGGTCGATGCGCAAACTCAGAGTGGCCAGCAGAATGCCCAGATTCATGTAGCGGCGGCGTTGAATTGGTTAGATGTTGTGGATAAACTGCCTTTGCGTAAACAGGATGTTGTGACATTTGAACGCAGCAAACAGCGTGTAATCGGAATGCGGGAGACCTGGATTGGTAAGCTCAAAATTGATTCGCACCCTTTAAAGAGTTTGCCACAAGAGCTTGTTCAGCAATGTTTACTGGGTTCATTGCAGCAAGATTGGTCGCAGTGGGTTTGGCCAAAATCGACTAAGCTTTTATTAACTCGTGCGCAATGGCTGGCGCAATTTGCCGGCTTTGAATCTTTGGCTGTCTTAAATGAAACTGCTTTGCAAGCAAAGCTTGATTGGTTAGAGCCTTATACTTTGAATATGACCTCGTTAGCTGAGTTAAATCAGCTTAATTGGCAGCAAATTTTTCAAAGTTTGTTGGGTTATGCCGATATGCAACGCCTGGAAAAGGAAGCCCCTTTACGTTATGTTGCGCCAACGGGACGTGAATTTTTGATTGAATACTCTGGACGACAAGCAAAAGTTAGCCTACCTCTTCAGCAAGTTTTTGGTGAATTGTCGTCACCGATCTTAGCGCAAGGTCAGGTCAGTTTAACCTTTGAACTTTTATCTCCAGCACAAAGACCCATACAGACTACGGCGGATTTAGCGAATTTTTGGAGGACATCGTATTTTGAAGTGGCAAAAGAGATGCGCGGACGTTATCCGAAACACCGTTGGCCAGATGAACCGCTGCTTGAAAAAGCGGGCGAATCAATACAACGAAAGAAACCCGTGTAG
- a CDS encoding cold-shock protein, translating to MSNTVKGTVKWFDETKGFGFIKQESGPDVFAHFSAINSPNFKTLEENQQVEFEIKQGPKGPQAENITVIS from the coding sequence ATGTCTAACACTGTTAAAGGAACCGTTAAGTGGTTCGATGAAACAAAAGGTTTCGGATTTATCAAGCAAGAGTCAGGACCTGATGTCTTCGCACATTTTAGTGCCATCAACAGCCCAAATTTCAAAACGCTTGAAGAAAACCAACAGGTTGAGTTTGAAATCAAACAAGGACCTAAAGGCCCACAAGCAGAAAACATCACTGTTATCTCTTAA